Below is a window of Mucilaginibacter ginkgonis DNA.
TAAGCTTCATCAGGGATGTTGGTGTGCCGCAGCTCGGCAGACGTGCCATGTTTGTCATCATGCAGTTTGATAGTAACGATAGAGGGTGCGTCTTGCTCGTCAAAATACCATTGCTGTACTACCTTTTTGTCTGCCTCAAATTCTAAGTTTTTACCTACAATGCTGCCGTCCCACATCGAAAATTCAGACCCTGGTTCGGTAGACATTAATGCGTTTTCGCCCGTCCAAAGTTCTATGGTTATAGGATTGGTTATAGCTGCATAAACCTCTGCAGGCGTTGCGGGGAGCAAGTAATACTTTTTGAAATCTTTCACGGTGGTAAATTTATAAAACCCGCTTAGATATTTTGAGGTTATGTAAAAACATGCAAAAATTAGTTTTACTGCGCCATGGCGAAAGCATTTACAATCTTGAAAACCGTTTTACCGGCTGGACCGATGTAGACCTTTCTGAGGAAGGTTTCCGCCAGGCAGAACAGGCCGGGCAGTTACTGTTAAGAAACGGTTTCACTTTCGACGTTGGCTTTACATCTGTACTGAAGCGTTCGATAAAGACCATGCACATTGTGCTTGATCAAATGGATCACCTGTGGATTCCTGTTAAAAAATCGTGGCGGCTAAATGAGCGTTTCTATGGCGCCTTGCAAGGACTGAACAAGCAGGAAACCATCGATCGTTATGGCGAAGAGCAGGTGCATAAATGGCGCCGCGATCCGCATGA
It encodes the following:
- a CDS encoding SRPBCC domain-containing protein, which encodes MKDFKKYYLLPATPAEVYAAITNPITIELWTGENALMSTEPGSEFSMWDGSIVGKNLEFEADKKVVQQWYFDEQDAPSIVTIKLHDDKHGTSAELRHTNIPDEAYEDIKEGWTSSYFMGLEDFFSF
- the gpmA gene encoding 2,3-diphosphoglycerate-dependent phosphoglycerate mutase — translated: MQKLVLLRHGESIYNLENRFTGWTDVDLSEEGFRQAEQAGQLLLRNGFTFDVGFTSVLKRSIKTMHIVLDQMDHLWIPVKKSWRLNERFYGALQGLNKQETIDRYGEEQVHKWRRDPHESPPPITDQDERFPGHYLRYDDLTYRELPLTENLSETMTRALPFWHERIVPALRSDQKVIICAHGNSLRALIQYIENLSDEEVTRLDIPTAKPWVYELDDRLNSTKHYYIE